The genomic interval AGGTGCTCGCGGACGGGACTCAGCACGGATGGTTGCATGGGGGGCCTCTTCGGGGTCGGGGACCGGTTCGCGGGGGACAGGGTCCGCAGCCGGCGCGAGGGTCCATAATACCAACCTCGCGCGGCATGGACGCAGCCCCCGGGTGGGTGCGGCTCGCGCGGGAGCGGGGGCGCCCCCCTGGCGTTTTCGCCGGAGCCCGGGGTCGTCGGGCTCGATCCAAGGTTCGGGAGGCTGCCGGTGGACGTACAGAGGCGAACCTGCTTCATCGTGTCGGACCACACCGGGATCAGCGCCGAGGCACTGGCCCGGGCGTTGCTCGCGCAGTTCGGGGACCTGGAGCTGCGCAAGGTCACCCTGCCCTTCGTGTACTCCCCCGAGCGGCTCGATGAGGTCCTGGCCGAGATCCGCCAGGCCCGGGAGCGCGACGGGGCACGGCCCCTGGTGTTCAGCACGCTCATCAACCCCGCGCTGCGCGAGCAGCTCGAAGGGGCCGACGCGCTCGTCATGGACTTCTTCGAGCCGTTCATCGGCCGCATCGAGTCCGAGCTCGCGCAGCGCTCCTCGCAACGGGTGGGCGGCGCGCACTCCTTCGTCGAGGGCCCTGCCTACCACCGCCGGATCGACGCGGTGCACTACGCGCTCAGCCCGACGACGGCCTGCACTGCGAGCACTACGACGTGGCCGAGATCATCCTGGTGGGTGTGTCCCGCTCCGGGAAGACGCCGACCTGCCTGTACCTGGCCCTGCAGTACGGCATCCACGCGGCGAACTACCCGGTGACGGAGGAGGACCTGGAGCGCGGCCGGCTCCCGGAGCCCCTGCGGCCCTACGTCTCGCGGCTCTTCGGGCTCACGATCGACCCCCACCGCCTGCACCAGATCCGTCAGGAGCGGCGGCCCGACAGCCGCTACGCCGCCCTGGACACCTGCCGGCGCGAGGTGAAGCAGGTGGAGGCCCTGTTCCAGCGCTACCGCATCCCGAGCGTCAACGCGAGCGCGACCTCCGTGGAGGAGATCGCGACCACCGTGATGCAGCGCAGCGGACTGCTGCGCCAGGCGCTCTGAAGGACGTGCGGCTAGGAGGCGGGCGGGGTGCCGGGGTAGGATCCCCCGAGAACCGCGTGCCCCGGGGTGCCCCGTGAAGCGAGCCCTCTTCTGGACCCTCTGTCTCCTTGCCGCCGGTCCGGCATCGGCGGAGACCCGTTACGTGACGGACGTGCTCGAGGTTCCCCTGCGGACCGGCACGACGCTGCAGAACAAGATCCTGAGGATGCTTCCGGCGGGGACCCCGGTGGAGGTGCTCGGGCCGGAGGAAGAGGGGCACATCCGCGTGCGCGGGAAGGGCGTCGAGGGGTGGGTCCTCACCCGCTTCCTCGTGGACCAGCCGAGCGCCCGTGAGCGCCTGGCGGCGGCCGAGGACGCGGCCGCCCGCCTGAAGGCCCAGTTGGACGAGCTCGACCAGGCGCTCAGGGACGCAAACGCCGAGACCCAGGACCTGCAGCGGGCGGGTGCGGCGATGCAGGCCCAGAACACCTCGCTGCGCCAGGAGTTCGAGGCGCTGCGCCGGGCGGCTGCCCGGCCGCTGGAGCTCACCCAGGAGAACGAGCGGCTGCGGGGGGAGGTCGAGACCCTGCGCGCCGACCGCGACTCCGCCGTGGCCCGGGCCGACGCCCTCGGCAACGCCGCCTACCGGAACTGGTTCGTCACGGGGGCCGGCGTGGCACTCGGGGGAGTGCTGCTCGGCCTGATCCTCCCGCGGCTGGCGGTGCGGCGCCGGCGCGGCAGCTGGGACCGTCTCTGAGCCCCCTCCCTGCGGCGGCCGCCCGGAGGGCCGGGACGCTACCAGGGACTCCCGCCGCTGCTCGTCGGGTCCGGGGGCAGGCTCGCCGCGGCCGTACCAAAGGTCTCGGCCTTCACCTCGTGGGAGAGTTGACCGGCGGCCTGGGACAGGGCCTCGGCACAGAGGCGGTTGATCCGTCCAGGGACCCCCATGCTGAGGAAGTAGAGCTCCATGTACGCCAGGGGCAGGAATGCCGGGTCGCCCTGCCAGCCCGCCACCCGCAACCGGTGCTCCACGTAGGCAATGGTCTCCTCGAGGTTGAACGGGTTCACCTGATAGGCGACCGTGATCGAGTGGCGCAGGGCAGCGCGTTCGGCGGTCCGCAGGACCTCACGGAAATCCACGTCGGCGAACAGCAGGGCGGGCAGCAGCCGGCGCGACCCCGTGCGCAGCCCGAGCAGGGCCTCGAGCTCGCCCAGCCCCGCGCCGGAGAGGTACTGCACGTCGTCCAGGACCAGACAGGGCCGCTTGCCCCCTTGGCGCAGTGTGGTCAGATGGCTCTTCAGGGCCGGCAGCACCTGGTCGCCGGACAGTTCGGTAAGAGGCGCGCCCAAACGCTCGCCGACGGCCGCGACCAGGCTCGCGAGCCCACGCGGCGGCACCGGGACCTGTGCCAGGACCAGGGCACGGGCGCGCAGCGAGCGCACCATGCGGCGTGCCAGGGTCGTCTTGCCCATGCCCTGGCCGCCCGTGATGATGACGTTGCCGTGGTCCTGGCTCAGCCCGAACCGGAGGTACGCCAGGGCCCGCTTGTGCGCGTGGCCGTCGAAGAAGAAGGCAGGGTCGGGTTCCGCCGCGAACGGCTCGCGGGCCAGGCCGAAGAAGTCCACACAGGGCGGTCGGGCTGGGTCGGGTTTCACGGTATCGAAGTGTACCGCCAGCGGGCCCACCGTGGCGCACCGCCCCCCGGTCCCCGGCCCACCCGGTGGCCGCGCTCGCGGCACCCGCCGGGTCCGGGCGCGCGCGAGCCCTCGTTCGCCCGGGGACGTCGGCCTTGATCCCCCTTCGCGACGAGAACCCCACGCAGATCGTGCCGGTGGTGACCTACGCCGTGCTCGGCCTCGCCGTGCTGGTCTTCCTGTGGCAGCTCTCGCTGCCCGAGCGCGGGCAGAAGCTCGCGGCCTACGCCTTCGGGATGGTCCCGGCGAGCCTGCTGGGCGAGGCGACGCTGCCGCCCGAGCTCGCCCTGGTGCCCCCGGTGGCCACCGTCTTCACGTCCATGTTCCTGCACGCCGGGTGGATGCACCTCCTCGGCAACCTCCTCTACCTCTGGATCTTCGGCAACAACGTGGAGGAGGCGATGGGCCATCTGCGTTTCGCCCTCTTCTACCTCCTGACCGGGACGATCGCCGCCCTCGCCCAGGCCCTGCCGGACCCCACCTCGACCATCCCCGTGGTGGGCGCGAGCGGGGCGATCTCCGGTGTGCTGGGCGCCTACCTCGTGCTCCACCCCCACGCCCGTGTCCTGGTGTGGCTACCGCTGGCGGGCCTCGCCCACCTCAGCGCCGGCATCGTCCTCGGACTCTGGTTCCTGATTCAGGTCCTGTCCTCCGTGCTCTCGGATGCCCGGGAGGGGGGCGTCGCCTTCCTGGCCCACATCGGCGGCTTCGTCGCGGGGATGGCCCTGGTTCACCTCTTCCGGCGCCGCAGCCGGACGGCCTAGGTCCTGCCCTTCACCACGATGGGCTCGAGGGAGTACTCCTTCAGCCGGCGTTTGGCCTCGTTGACCTTCGCCATGTCGCTGTAGGGGCCCACCCGGACCCGGTGGACCGTGCCCTTGCCATCGGCCGTGACGGTCTGGATGCTGGCGTCGAGGCCCATCAGGGAGAGGTTCGCCTTCAGGCGGTCGGCCTCCTCGTAGGAGCGGAAGGACGCCACCTGCAGGATGTAGGTCTCGCCGGTCGTCTTCGCCGGGGGCGTCTCGGTCCCCCTGGCGCCGGGCTCGTGGACCGGCACCTCCATCTCCGGCAGCATGGTGTAGAACTCGAAGCGGGGCTTCGGCGCGGGGGCCGGCGCCGCGGGTTTCTGCGCCGTTAGGGGGGACTCCGGCGCCTTCTTCCCCGACTCCGCCACCGGCGTGTGCACCGGGGCCGGCGCCTTCGCCGCAGGGGACACCGGCCGGTCGCCGCTCAGATGGACCCAGGCAGCCACCGCGAGACCCACGCAGAGCCCGGCGAGCCCCCACGCCCAGCCCGGAACCCCTCGGCGCGGCGCCTTCCGCTGCCCCCGGTCCCTGCCCCGGTCCCGCCCCCGGGCCGTCGACCGGTAGTCCTTGTAGTCGCGGGGCATCGCCTACATCGCCTCGGGAGCCGAGACCCCGAGCAGCCGGAGCCCGTTGGCGAGCACCTGCTGGACCGCCAGCACCAGGGCCAACCGAGCGTCCCGCAGGTCCCCGTCCTCCACGAGGAACTGGTGCGTGGTGTAGTAGACGTGGAAGTCGTTCGCGACCTCGCGCAGGAAGTGCACGAGCTGATGGGGCTCGTGGGCCAGGGCCGCCGACTCCACCATCTCGGGGTAGCGGGCGACCCCCGCGAGCAGGGCCTGCTCCTGGGGCTCCGTCAGACGGCCGAGCGCCGCCAGGCCCCGCTCGGGGTAACGCTCGAGCCCGCGCTCCGCGAGCTGGCGGAGCACGCTCGCGACACGCGCGTGGGCGTACTGCACGTAGTACACGGGGTTGTCCGAGGACCGCGACTTCGCGAGGTCGAGATCGAAGTCCAGGTGCTGCTCGCTCTTGCGCATCACGTAGAAGAAACGCGCGGCGTCGCGGCCCACCTCCTTGCGCAGCTGGCGCAGGGTCACGAACTCGCCCGAGCGAGTGGACATCTGCACCTTCTCTCCACCCCGGTAGAGGGTGGCAAACTGCACGAGCCTCACGTCCAGCCTCTCGGGGTCGTCGCCCAGGGCCTGGAGCGCGGCCTTCACCCGGGGGATGTAGCCGTGGTGGTCCGCACCCCAGACGTCGATCACCCGGTCGAAGCCCCGCTCGAGCTTGTCCATGTGGTAGGCGAT from Gammaproteobacteria bacterium carries:
- a CDS encoding TIGR04211 family SH3 domain-containing protein, which gives rise to MKRALFWTLCLLAAGPASAETRYVTDVLEVPLRTGTTLQNKILRMLPAGTPVEVLGPEEEGHIRVRGKGVEGWVLTRFLVDQPSARERLAAAEDAAARLKAQLDELDQALRDANAETQDLQRAGAAMQAQNTSLRQEFEALRRAAARPLELTQENERLRGEVETLRADRDSAVARADALGNAAYRNWFVTGAGVALGGVLLGLILPRLAVRRRRGSWDRL
- a CDS encoding SPOR domain-containing protein; translation: MPRDYKDYRSTARGRDRGRDRGQRKAPRRGVPGWAWGLAGLCVGLAVAAWVHLSGDRPVSPAAKAPAPVHTPVAESGKKAPESPLTAQKPAAPAPAPKPRFEFYTMLPEMEVPVHEPGARGTETPPAKTTGETYILQVASFRSYEEADRLKANLSLMGLDASIQTVTADGKGTVHRVRVGPYSDMAKVNEAKRRLKEYSLEPIVVKGRT
- a CDS encoding rhomboid family intramembrane serine protease — its product is MIPLRDENPTQIVPVVTYAVLGLAVLVFLWQLSLPERGQKLAAYAFGMVPASLLGEATLPPELALVPPVATVFTSMFLHAGWMHLLGNLLYLWIFGNNVEEAMGHLRFALFYLLTGTIAALAQALPDPTSTIPVVGASGAISGVLGAYLVLHPHARVLVWLPLAGLAHLSAGIVLGLWFLIQVLSSVLSDAREGGVAFLAHIGGFVAGMALVHLFRRRSRTA
- a CDS encoding AAA family ATPase, producing MDFFGLAREPFAAEPDPAFFFDGHAHKRALAYLRFGLSQDHGNVIITGGQGMGKTTLARRMVRSLRARALVLAQVPVPPRGLASLVAAVGERLGAPLTELSGDQVLPALKSHLTTLRQGGKRPCLVLDDVQYLSGAGLGELEALLGLRTGSRRLLPALLFADVDFREVLRTAERAALRHSITVAYQVNPFNLEETIAYVEHRLRVAGWQGDPAFLPLAYMELYFLSMGVPGRINRLCAEALSQAAGQLSHEVKAETFGTAAASLPPDPTSSGGSPW